TTTCTATCCCTCAAAGAAGAAAAGCACCTCATAACTATTCCAAAATTGACCGCGAAAAAAGCTCGAAAAGCCTTAGAAAAAATGATTTCTTTACCTTGACAGCCTTAAATTCCATGTTTCCTCTGGGGACTCGCCTCACTCGAAAATACAAATACCGACGATGCATATAACTAGTTGAAGTCTTTTCCGCTCATAACTCAAAACGCAATCCTAAAGAAGCATAGATTCCTAGAATTAATGGGAGACAGCGTGAAAACCTCAAGACTTTCAATGCTTTTGATATTTCTACTATTTGTAGGTATGCCCCTCGCTTATGCTTCTCCAATTTTGCACATTACAGCAAGAACCGACAAACCTTCGTATTTCCAAGTAGAAACTATTAGAGTCCGCGGGAAGGTAACTCTGGGAGAAAATCCGCTTAGAGGATCACTGGTAGCGTTAGAAGTAAGGAATGAAAGCAGAGATATCGTAGCTGTGGGGACTAGCCAAACCAATGAAAAAGGCATATTCGCTTTTGCTTTCAAATTGTCACCAAACACTGATTCACAAAATTGTACAGTGTACGTTAGCGTACGGTGGGAAAATCAAACGGCTGCTAATTGTTCGACTTTTTTGGTAAAAGCCTCAGGTTCAACTCGATATCATGAAAGCTCTGGCAATCAAGGAATCCCAAGCAGCGTAGTAATCTCAATTCTGCTGGTCTTGTTTGGAATTCTTCTAATGTCTGTCTTGATAATCACGATTTTCCTTTTTCTTAAATTGAAGGAAATAAAAGTAAAAATAGAACCCCCTGCCCCACCTGAAAAACAAATTGACGAAAAACATAAAGCGTGCATGAACTGCGGAAAGAAATTTCTTAGTATTCGCACATTTTGTCCATATTGCCTTACTTATCACGGCCAAGACGGTGTAAAGAAAGCCTAGTAGCCACTCTGATAACATCTTTTTGTGAAAGCCTTCTCCAAGCGTCAATTTAATTATATCTCGGATACGCCTAACTCGAATCTGCCTTCAGCATAGTTTATCCCAATTAGACATCGAGTCACCAGAACGTCAAAGTCTAAGAAAGAGTTAAGAACATTTAATAGAAATTTCTTTAAAGAGGTTCGTAGTGTTAGTTGGTTAGCCATCGGGAGAAACTGCTATGGATTCATCAGGACGGCGGGTTATAGGTTCCCTGTTATTGATGTCAGGTTTGACTTTTCTCGTCTTGGGATTATATACAGGTCAGTTGAGCTACGTTCTGGAACTTGTGAAGACAGTCTTTGAAACTGCCATTGCAGGGGCACCCTAGCGTTGAAAGAGCCTTCTTTCGGCACTACGAACCGCATCTCCCGTTGATCATGACTGTAAGGGCAGCTATGGCTTCGTGTTTAGGCTCGTGTTTTGCCCTCAGATGATTGCGCATTCGCCTATTCTTCCCAAACTACTTAATTTTCTTATGTGCCTGGTAGCTTAGTCACGTGTTATCACAGCTTATATCTCGAAGGTACAGTAAGAGTATGTGCAGGAGGTGAATGATAATCATCCGAAGCGAGGAAGGTGAAAGAGATGGAATACTGCATGTTGCAAGGTTGATGCTTGTTTCAGCTAGGACTGCGCCAAAATCCGGCGGCGTTGACGACGTATTAACAGCAATTGTTCTTGGAGCAAAAAGGGAAGCCTTAGCCGTAGAAATGGATAAGATCGCCGAAGAAAGAAAGATTGATGGATTTGGGCGGGACGCGGAAAACGTGAAAGATTCTGAAGTCATTGTACTGGTTGGTGTAAGGGGAACGAAAAGCTTTGGTCTGGACTGTGGTGCCTGTGGCTATGCCAACTGCGATGAGTTCGAAAAAGCCGAGAAAAAAGTGGGACGAGACTTTGTGGGGGCAACGTGCCTTCTTAAGGCGTTAGATCTTGGAATTGCATTGGGATCAGCGGTGAAAACAGCTAGTATCTTCAATGTGGATAATCGGATAATGTATAGAATTGGAGTTGCAGCTAGGCGGCTAAACTTGCTGCCAGAGGCAAGCGTCATCATAGGGATTCCGCTATCTGCGGGGGGTAAGAACATATATTTCGATAGGAAACGTTAGGGATATCCGAATCTTGCGTCTATCAATGTGATTATCATGCAAGGTGAACATGAGATTTTATGTTGCGGCACACGTGTGAAGATTTGTGGCAAAAGAATTAGAGTAGTTAGCGAGCCGAAGATTCTTCGCTGTCCCCTGAATGAAACCTTGTACGGATTTAAGTCAACCAATAAAGACACGGTTAAGAAAATCGTGGACATTAGAAAACTTGAGAAAAACAAAAACGTGAATGTAACGATTTTCTCGGTGTGTAACATGTGCGCCACTGAAGAAGCCGCGAAGTACATTGCTGACGCTGATATCGTTTGTGCCAGCGCCTCGAAAATCATCAGAGAGCACATAGGTTCAAAAGCGCTGATGCAGATTGGAGTTGCTATACCTATTTTCGTGCTAACCAAAAAAGGGAAGAGAATTGTTCTAAACTATCTCTCAACATTCAGTGAGAAGACCGTTGTTTTTAGAAGCAATTTGCCTTATTTGGTTGTGGACAGGGAACCAACATTGAAAGAATGAGAACTGCTATCGCTAGTCTGCTTATCATACTGAATCAGTTTGTTTCATTTTCTCATACATTTTTTCCAGAGTCCAACGGATCGTTGACTTGAGCTCCTGTAACCTTTCAGGCCTAATGTTTTTGATAGTTACTTCACGAATGGTATCTCCGTCACGGATAATGTTGTAGGACAATATCTTATCTGGGGTTATGTTTCCAGTACCCGCGGCTTCATGGTCTTTTTCCTGCATTTTTGCTAGCACCCTCTCTACAAGGAAGGATGTGAACGGTGGAATGTTCACATCGAAGTTTTTATCTTTGGGGAGCACAATTCGCATAGAATCCTCTGCGACGTACATATCGGCGAGAAGGTCGCCTGTTACTGTTTTCAACGGGATGGTTTCCCCATACTCCATGGTGGGTAGTGGAAGAGCTGTTTCAGAGGGGGTGGACGGCATTACCTGTGGAGGTGTGGGCGTAGGCTTTACCATTTCTGCTCGTTTAAACCCCTCTTCTAGCAGCGAGGTGTCAGTGAACTCGAGTAAAACTCGTAATCCTCCTAGTTCAGTTTCTACTTCTTCTATGCGTTTTTCCAGCCACGCTCTAAACTCTGCCATCTTCTTTATTTTTTCTTTCTCAACCATTCATCTCCCCTCCACTACATGAATAGGCTTGTATTCTTTTATCTGCGCTCCATAGGAGTTACTTATAGAATGCACAGTGCCACATTTAAGTATGAAAGAAGCTTTTGAGATGTGGGTGCCATATGGCAGAGAAAACGTACGATTTCAATCTTCTCGTTTCCTGTTCATGGAGTGCATATGGAAAGGCAAAGAAAGAAATCGTGCATATCTTGGGAACGCTTGGTGACGAGAATCCTCTTGTGAAGCGTACAGTTGCAAAGGGAATAGTAGGCGTGAGGACCTGTTTAGACTCACGGGAGGTTACACGTAGACTTCGAACACTGTTTGATGAGGATCCTCTTATCTTTCAGCACACCTTGAAGTGGGTGCCCGTGGACCTTTGGACACGCTCGGACATGGACTCTATGAAAAGGGCGGTTGCAGAGTTGAGAAGCCAAATTCATGCTGGTGAAAGGTGGCGTATGACTGTGGAAAAACGTAGATACACACGATATCACAAGGTTGAAATCATAGGGGAACTTGCCGGCCTCATAGATGAAAAAGTTGATCTTACAGATCCTGATAAAACTCTTCGCGTAGACATAATAGGCCGATATGCGGGAATGTCCATTCTAACGCCGAGGGACGTTTTCTCTGTGACAAAACTTTACTCTAATGTTTTCTGATGCCATGAATAACTGAGTTTGCAGCTATCTTAATCTTAGACCAGATTCTAGAACCACTATGGATGTTTGCGAAGTCACCGGTATCCCATTCAGCACCTATAATGGGCAATTTGTTAATTTTAACGCCTGAACCGACCTTGCAACTCTCAGCGACAATACAGTGACTTATATGTGAAAAATCACCTATACGAGTGTTTTCATAGATCAAAGAACTGGCTTACCAACTAAGGGAAGCATTGGCTTAGGCTTGGTATAAGTGAGCGGTCTCAGTCTTGTTCCATGCCCACCGGCTAATATGACCGCTTTCATAGCTTGGCTCTTCTTTCTTTGTATAGATGCGCTTGGGAATGCATGAAGAGCACTTGAGGAAACGTTGAGATTATGCCAGAGCTTTTGAGTCTTCTACGCTCATCGATGTATGAACTGTTTGACTTCGACTCCACATTCATCTGTTAAGAATCGTTCAAACTCTTGGAATACTGTACTATTTGTCTCGTTTAATTTTAAGCAAATAGGTTTGCCTGCGTATGCCCAGCTTAAATCGTAAATTGCGGTTCTTTTTGAGAGTTCGGGGTTGTTTACAACTGTCTCTACCAATTTTTTGGATGGAGTTTGTGGAAACAACCAAGCGGTGTATGAAACGTCGACTATATGGTAAGAGATGTCCTTACGAATGACACATTTATGTTTTGCAGCAACCTTTTCGAAGGTTGAAGGATGAACCGTTCGAATCCAAAGAAAGTTATGATATTTATCATCTGTTTTGACCCAATCTTCGAATCCAGAAGTTTTCCAGCCCCTTGATTGACATTGCTCCTTGAAAGATTTGAGAAGCTCCCAGATTTTGGGAAAGTCTAAGGTAACGGTCATGGACGTACCTCGTATTTTCTTATAGAAGATTGTTCTATTTTCCGTCGATTTAAAGATATTTGACAATAATACTGCAAAAATTCCATAAAAAAATCGAATTATTGAAAAATTGCAGCAAAAACGCTCGGTCTCCTACAATTGTCCGAAAGATTTCTCAGAGATACTTATGTTTGAAGTCAATAAATCTGACGAAAAACTTGGAAGATCTCTACATTTTTCCGAGGATAAAAAATAAATGTAAAAAACCGTTAACATACTCTTCTTCCTCAAGGTTAGGAACATGAAAATAAAAAATCAAGCGGTCGTCTTAGATAACTTGGACTGGAAGATTCTCCAGGTCCTTCAGGAAAATGCAAGGCAGACATACACTGAGATTGGTCGGCTTCTAGGTGTGGCGCACTCCACCGTCTACGATCGGATTCGAACGATGGAAAAGTATGACATCATCAAAAAATACACGGCTGTTGTAGACCTTGAGAACATTGGAATAAAACATGTTACTGCAATCATGACGGTATTTACAAGTCCACAGGAAAGTGAAAAGGTGGCAAAAAAGTTGTCGGAATCAAAAGAGGTTTTAGAGGTTTCAGCGTCTCTTTCCGAAAATTTGTCGATAATTGCAAAGGTGGTGGCAGAAGACCAGAATAGGCTTCACTTGTTCATCGCACAATCGGTTGCACCTCTTCCGGGAGTATTGAGGATTCGGACTTCAATTATTACAAGAAAATATAAAGATGAAAGGTTTTCAATCGAGAAGTGGAAGACGGAATCCAAACATTGAAAGAAGAAAATTTATACATTTTTGAGTAGCTACTGCCAAGTGCGTTAAGTCTTTATATAAAGCTTTCAGCATCCTTACAAATGAGGGATTCACTTGGTAGCGAATTCATCCATTTCTAGGATTCTTAGGAAAGTGCCCAGAGAAAACGCATTCTACTTCTTCACATCTATTGGAAACTACACAGGTGAGAGCGCTGCATCCTTGGAAGAGTTTGTGAGAAAGATTAAAGAAGTTGACGCCAAGTCGTTGGGGTTTCATCTCTACAGAGGAGATTTTGAAAAGTGGGTGGCTGAAACTCTTGAAGACGAAGAGTTAGCTGAGAAGATTACGAGTCTAAAAATTCTTAGTCCTTCTGGAAGCTCGTTGCGAAATCAGCTTTATCTCATTGTTTCAAAGAGGTTTGAGAAGCTGAAAGGTGAGTTTTCTAGTTAAGCATGTGAGATTAAAACCCACATGAGTTGGAATTTCGGTTGCTTTCACTTTCGGATAAGCCTCTCACCGTATTAGTGCGCGCATATTAGCAAAAGCGAACAAATAAATTATTCATTTCGTTTATTGTATTACAGAAAGGAGAATGGTAATGAAGCTTTCCAGCAGGTTCGCTCTTTCCAATATGTTCGTTCTTGCCCTCCTGTTGATCTTTGTCATTGATGTTTATTCTGAAAGTGTAGTTTTCATTGAATTCTTCTATATCGACCCTTCAAAATCCCCGTTTGCTTGCTGGACATGTGAAGGCTGGAAGGATTCGTGGAGAATATTCTTGGAAGCGAAAAACTTGATTGACGACATCAAAAAGGAATATGGTGATCAAGTAGAAATTGAGCGAGTGGATAAAAGGACAATTGAGGGGCGTGATCGATTCAATCAATATAATTTGACGACACCACAAGCTGTTGTCATAAACCGTACAATCAAACTCGAGGGGGAACAAATTACCTACGAGAATCTGACGAAAGTCATCGATGAATATCTGGCGGGAGAAGAGCCTGATCCTTTTCAGCCTCAGCCTCTAACCATAATTGGCGCGTTTTCGCTCGGATTTTTTGAAACTTTTTCTCCATGTCTGATTGCGATGTTGGCGTTTATACTAAGTTATACAATTGGAAAAACAACCCGTTTTAAAGAAAGTATGTTACGCGTCATGACTTTTGGGATAGGCTTTGTTTCTGCCGCGGTACTCCTTGGAGCAACAGTTGCGTTAATGTTAATCTCCATGCCGAGTATTCAAGTTGTTCTAGCGTGGATTATGTGTATTTTTGTCATTCTTTTTGGACTTAATTTATTGGGATTGTTGAATGTACCTATTCAAACGAAACCTTTGGTGAAAAAACTGGCTGGAAAGTATGCTACCACGTATATTGGACTCCTTCTACTTGGCTTTATTTTCTACTTCCTCGACCCATGTATTGCACCATTTGCCTTCACGATGTTGATAATGCTTCAAAACTTTGAATTTATGCTCCCTCTTATGGTATTCTGTCTAGGTGCCATCATTCCATTCATCGGCATCGGAATCGTTGCTGGTTACACATCGAAGTTAGCTAGAATTACTTATAAGCACAGGTCCAAGATCAGAGCAATTAGCGGGTTAATTCTGATAGTTTATGCACTATACCTCATTATTTTCATTCTTTTGTGAACAACCCGAATTTGCTCATGGTAGAAGCACAAGAGGTAGCAATATCAAAGGGCAATCCACCCATCTGTTTAACAACAACGGTGCCCACATAAGGCGCTTCGATAGTTCTTATATCCAGAGCTTTGAGTAGCAGATTAAACAGTAGTAAACGGTGTATGACTCACGTTTTCGTGGGCATATGTGCGCCCAAGCTTTCTCTCCAACATAAAGGTGGTGACCACAAATCTTACACTTTGGCGGACCATCCAAGCGACTGACAAGGTTTTGCATTACAGTTATTTTGTTCCAAGCCGCCATGACCAACAACCTCTAAAGTTGTAGTCTCGTTAAGAATCTTGTAACAGAGTTTTTTATACTTTTTGTAGATCATTCCTGTGGTCTTGTCGGCCTGTTTGCCCCTCTCACTTCAGGACTCGTTCCAAATAGCATGTTACATTCGTCGGGGCAATTAGTGTAAGCAGTGGTCTTCCCGTTGTTATTTCTCCACAAACGCCTTCTCCTTCGAGTCCGGAGATCTTACCTATTACTATTTTAGAGCTGATGAACCTTTAGAGCTTGCTTTGAAAGAAGTGTTTTGAAGAATCCCCTTGAGTTTACGGTTCGGTTGTTGCTCTGTCTTTCATTTTCCATTCATTTACAGATGACACGCTATTGTATCGTCTTTGCTACTAACTATCTTGAACCAAGGTTCCATTATTTTGCAGTCTTATCAACATGTTGGTATCTGGCACAGAATGAGCGTGGGGTGGAAGACTCGGAATAAGCTCCGAGAGGGAAATCGTGTAGGGAGGATTCGCAGTTCAGTATATTGGTTTGTTTCTAGTCTTCAAAAGGTAGATGTTTGTGACCAAAAGTATAACCGCTACGAGTAGGAAGAAGTATAATAGGTCCAAGGTTCCTATGAGTTGAGTTTCCAAGCCGCCGTGACTTGTCTGTAGAGCAGAATAGTCATCTTTCAGGCTATCATAGTCATTCTGTAAAGAATAGTTGTTCTCCTCTAAACCTTCGATCTGTAGTCTTAGGTTTATAACTAGGGGCAAATCACTCACAACCTCTTCTTCTCGTTTCTGCAGTTCAGCAATTTCTTCTTCACCCAACCATCGTAGCCGAAGCGTAGGATCACCAATTATGGTTAACCCGTAGAACCATTTTTTTCCGATGTATGCACTGCTGAGTCCGAATTCACCCTGACCCCATTTGATGAACCATTCTTTGAATGCATCGCCTATTGTTCTGCCTCTAGCTAGGGCTTCGTAAAAAGTCCAATACATGAGCATGCCACCTGTTTTGGTGCTGCTTATGGCCAGCAATCCATGGTTGCCTTTGAATATGATTGAACCGGCAAGATAGTCTGGTTCGGTAAACTTTGCGGCTTCGCAGATGAAAAGCTGGTAAAAGAGGGCGTTAGGGTCAATTTCTTGGTATTCCGTGGAGTAGATTACGCCGCCGTCTCCTTCTGGCACCATAAATTGATGTCGGTTCCAAGTGCCATGAGAGCGAAGGTGTACCCACTCATAGCCTTGTCCTAATCTCTCCTTGTAATCGTTGGCGTTTGTCGTTGCCTTGTCTGTTACAACGGTTGTTTCATTGTACAGCAGTTTGAGAGAATTTTCATCCATGCTTTTGAAGTTCACCCAGTCATCGTCAATGTATATCAACGCTCGTCTGGGTAGTGAGGGCGCGTCGTTTCGGTAGTCATGGTTCTTGTTGAAGTAATTGTTGATTAATGAGACTTCGTCGTCGCCTAGGTTAGAGGTTTTGATTCTTCCAACCCATATTTCAGGGTCGATTTTCATCTTTCCTGTATGTTCATCATATACCCCATCGTTGTCGTTGTCTATCCAGTCTCCGTCGAGGTCCATGTAGTACAGGTCTGTTGGAAATCTTTCGTAATCCCATTCTGTGAACATCTCGAATTCCGCTGCGGGTAGGTCTCCGATCAAGAGGGCGCCTGCCAAACTGTTGTTAGAGTAGAATTGTTGCAGGGTTTCACGGATACGAGAGGCATTCGATTCGGACCAGTTCAATATTATTGCGTCTTCGAAACCAGAATTCATTAGATCCTGTCGATACTGATCTAAAGAGTCTTTTATATCATCGTAGATGGTTGAGTTGACAAAAACTAGAATGATTAGGCTCGTCAAATTTGTTCCAGTGGGCTGACTTACGAGTTCAACATCTACTGCCTTGTCTGAAGCTGCATAACTCTTAGCCTCTGTCCTGGCAACAATCGTGGGAATAAGAATGCTCGCCATTAAGGTGGTTACAATCAAAACTATTGTTTTCTTCAATTTCTGTGACTCTCCAATAACTTATGGAAAATGAGACCATTTAAAGAAATCTAGACGGAAGCATCCAATTGGAGGCTGAATGGGCTTTTATGGTATCGAAACAGAGGTTGGGCTATAGGTTATCGTCTCTTAGGTGATGAACTCTTAGGCAAGCAACCTTGTGTCTTGGCTGGATTTCGATAAGTGAGGGCTCTTCTCTGTGGCAGTTATGCGTTGCGTATCTGCATCTCGGGTGAAACTTGCATCCGGGGATGGGAACCATCGGGTTTGGAGGTTCTCCTTTTAATCCTCTGAGCTTTCTCTTTACGCCATCAATTCTGGGAGTTGCAGCCAACAAACCTCTTGTGTATGGGTGTTTGGGTTCCTTGTAAATTGATATCACGTCGCCGTATTCCACTATTTTTCCAGCGTACATGATTGCAACGTAGTCGGACAGTTCAGCTATGACGGATAGATCATGTGTAATCAACAGCATAGATAGGTTGAATGCTTTCTTCATCTCTTTTAGCAGTTGCAGCACTTGTCTTTGCACCATTAAATCCAATGACTTGGTGGGTTCATCAGCTATGAGCAACGATGGGTCGCATATCAACGCCATGGCAATCATGATGCGTTGGCCTTCTCCTCCGCTGAACACGTGAGGGGCCGAGTGGTATCGATGCTTAGTGTCCTTTAAATCAACCTTTCCAAGATATTCTAACACGACTTCTCTTATCTTTTCTCTCCTTACTTGTTCGTGTGCTTCAAGTGCTTCTCCGACTTGGGGTCCTATAGTTTTCGTTGGATGTAAAGACGTAATAGGGTTCTGGAAGATAATTGAAATTTCCTTGCCTCTTACTTGTCTAATCTCTTCTTCAGAAAGTCTAAGAAGGTCTCTGCCTCTGAACAGTACTTCACCTTCGACTATTTCGCCTCTCGAAACAACTTTTCTCGATGA
The sequence above is a segment of the Candidatus Bathyarchaeota archaeon genome. Coding sequences within it:
- a CDS encoding DUF2099 family protein; the encoded protein is MQGEHEILCCGTRVKICGKRIRVVSEPKILRCPLNETLYGFKSTNKDTVKKIVDIRKLEKNKNVNVTIFSVCNMCATEEAAKYIADADIVCASASKIIREHIGSKALMQIGVAIPIFVLTKKGKRIVLNYLSTFSEKTVVFRSNLPYLVVDREPTLKE
- a CDS encoding NDP-sugar synthase, translating into MKAVILAGGHGTRLRPLTYTKPKPMLPLVGKPVL
- a CDS encoding Lrp/AsnC family transcriptional regulator; translated protein: MKIKNQAVVLDNLDWKILQVLQENARQTYTEIGRLLGVAHSTVYDRIRTMEKYDIIKKYTAVVDLENIGIKHVTAIMTVFTSPQESEKVAKKLSESKEVLEVSASLSENLSIIAKVVAEDQNRLHLFIAQSVAPLPGVLRIRTSIITRKYKDERFSIEKWKTESKH
- a CDS encoding ABC transporter ATP-binding protein, with the protein product MVKELLRVSNLKTYFHTPRGTIKAVDDVNFSIGESSTLGLAGESGSGKTTVAFSILGLIPHLSLVSGGSSRKVVSRGEIVEGEVLFRGRDLLRLSEEEIRQVRGKEISIIFQNPITSLHPTKTIGPQVGEALEAHEQVRREKIREVVLEYLGKVDLKDTKHRYHSAPHVFSGGEGQRIMIAMALICDPSLLIADEPTKSLDLMVQRQVLQLLKEMKKAFNLSMLLITHDLSVIAELSDYVAIMYAGKIVEYGDVISIYKEPKHPYTRGLLAATPRIDGVKRKLRGLKGEPPNPMVPIPGCKFHPRCRYATHNCHREEPSLIEIQPRHKVACLRVHHLRDDNL